A genomic segment from Methanomicrobium sp. W14 encodes:
- a CDS encoding COG1361 S-layer family protein: MSGINTRTAGLLSIFLVLISALAGTALCAGEEFLYSQPSVAATILGSSEVYPGDNVAFTIVVENHGVDNEELRGLQYMETSINPTTSLGTTLDLQAGNAPLRIKTEPFMVGDLKEGGEANGTFYAHVDENAPKGVYNLTLYVHYTYAFAESLIEGDRWNYVYKDKTQVINLPVTVKGAVKPEILSARTTGLSPGEKGNIIVTVENSGYQTGYNAGAKISGVSGIIRPVDGSVFLGDFAPGQTKEIVFSAVVNDSAGSGTYPETIDIVYTDEYGKIKDSVSETFGINISKGAKFRIVSGNISMTPGDEKTVEVSFLNYGDETAYGASARIVPDSPVDSTTDTAILGDIKPGDTKTAEFRISMDSDALIIPYGINTEIKYRDESDNLILSDQMKLPISANNKNEVLSIITNPISLVILAGAVFLVVYYSYRRKGKL, translated from the coding sequence ATGTCAGGGATTAATACCCGGACTGCAGGCCTTTTAAGCATTTTTCTGGTCCTCATATCAGCCCTCGCAGGGACCGCTCTTTGTGCAGGAGAAGAATTTTTATACAGCCAGCCGTCTGTAGCCGCAACAATTCTGGGCAGTTCTGAGGTCTACCCCGGAGACAACGTCGCATTTACGATAGTGGTTGAAAACCACGGTGTCGACAACGAGGAATTAAGAGGCTTGCAGTATATGGAGACGAGCATAAACCCGACTACCTCCCTTGGAACGACACTTGACCTTCAGGCAGGCAATGCACCTCTTAGGATTAAGACGGAACCGTTTATGGTCGGAGACCTCAAAGAGGGCGGAGAGGCAAACGGGACATTTTACGCCCATGTGGACGAGAACGCCCCGAAAGGTGTATACAATCTGACGCTTTACGTGCACTACACATACGCCTTTGCAGAAAGTCTTATTGAAGGCGACAGGTGGAACTACGTTTATAAAGACAAAACGCAGGTGATAAACCTCCCTGTCACGGTTAAAGGTGCCGTAAAACCTGAAATCCTCTCGGCCAGGACAACAGGGCTAAGCCCGGGCGAGAAGGGAAATATAATAGTCACCGTCGAAAATTCGGGATACCAGACAGGATACAACGCCGGAGCAAAAATTTCAGGAGTTTCAGGCATAATAAGACCTGTTGACGGAAGCGTATTCCTTGGCGACTTTGCACCCGGGCAGACAAAGGAGATTGTTTTCAGTGCAGTGGTAAACGATTCGGCCGGAAGCGGGACTTACCCGGAAACAATTGACATCGTATACACCGACGAATACGGCAAAATCAAAGACTCGGTTTCAGAGACTTTCGGGATAAACATTTCTAAAGGTGCAAAGTTCAGGATAGTTTCAGGCAACATCTCGATGACACCCGGAGATGAGAAGACGGTTGAAGTATCTTTCCTGAACTACGGGGACGAGACCGCATACGGTGCAAGCGCAAGAATTGTACCCGACAGCCCTGTTGACAGCACAACCGACACCGCAATTCTCGGCGACATAAAACCGGGAGATACAAAAACAGCTGAGTTCAGAATATCGATGGACTCAGACGCACTCATAATCCCGTACGGTATAAACACCGAGATAAAATACAGGGACGAATCCGACAACCTGATACTGTCTGACCAGATGAAGCTTCCCATATCAGCAAACAACAAAAACGAAGTCCTGAGTATAATCACAAATCCGATTTCACTCGTAATACTTGCCGGGGCGGTCTTTCTGGTTGTCTATTATTCCTACAGAAGAAAAGGCAAACTCTAA
- a CDS encoding ABC transporter ATP-binding protein yields the protein MIDIKNLVKEYNGVRAVDNLCLNIDKGEIYGLLGPNGAGKSTTILMLTGLIQPTSGECLIDGTEVSKNPIEVKKKIGYMPEDVGFYSNLDAYENLHFFGRLYSIPEKELKDKIEGLLKQVGLNGVKKPVGGYSKGMRQRLGIAKAQLNDPSVIILDEPTANLDPKGVADYRKIIRNVAKEERTVLVSSHILSEISKVSTKIGILQKGRLVREGTWEELSSGQESLKLSEIRINIETTTPMPEISHSEIISAEYKYDHRFASIVAKSDIRSDIAGILTKNSIVLKNLALDSTTLEDAVLSYYNENSGGTQA from the coding sequence ATGATTGATATAAAAAATCTGGTAAAAGAGTACAACGGCGTAAGAGCTGTTGACAATCTCTGCCTTAATATTGACAAAGGCGAGATATACGGACTTTTAGGCCCTAACGGTGCCGGAAAAAGCACCACAATACTGATGCTTACAGGACTCATCCAGCCCACATCGGGTGAGTGCCTGATAGACGGAACCGAAGTCTCAAAGAACCCGATTGAAGTGAAGAAAAAAATAGGATATATGCCCGAAGACGTTGGTTTTTACTCCAACCTGGATGCTTATGAAAACCTTCATTTTTTCGGAAGGCTTTATTCAATTCCCGAGAAAGAGCTTAAAGACAAAATTGAGGGGCTTTTAAAGCAGGTAGGACTAAACGGTGTGAAAAAGCCCGTAGGAGGTTATTCCAAGGGAATGCGACAGAGGCTTGGAATCGCAAAAGCCCAGCTCAATGACCCGTCAGTCATAATCCTTGACGAACCGACGGCAAACCTTGACCCGAAAGGAGTTGCGGACTACAGGAAAATAATACGAAATGTTGCAAAAGAGGAAAGGACGGTTCTCGTGTCATCGCATATCCTCTCCGAGATAAGCAAGGTCTCGACAAAAATAGGAATTCTCCAGAAGGGAAGACTTGTCAGGGAAGGAACATGGGAAGAACTTTCTTCAGGGCAGGAAAGCCTGAAACTCAGCGAAATCAGGATAAATATCGAGACAACAACACCCATGCCTGAAATATCACACTCTGAAATCATATCTGCAGAGTATAAATACGACCACAGATTCGCTTCAATTGTCGCCAAATCAGATATCAGAAGCGATATTGCAGGAATACTCACCAAAAACAGTATCGTTTTGAAAAATCTCGCCCTTGATTCTACAACTCTTGAGGATGCAGTCCTCTCATACTACAATGAAAATTCAGGGGGAACACAGGCATGA
- a CDS encoding ABC transporter permease produces the protein MKSAGLVEISKKEFRDHIMSKKFLIILAIILTATIVGMIGGAFDYNKQIQNYAEHQVEAQENGHSSYSYMWSKPSVMTIFSQIGTIIASLGAILGIAMGFDLITREKESKSLKILLSHPIYRDEVINGKAVGGVAALILALIVTFVVCVALLMIFSIIPGVSEIEYIMIFGIAAFLMIFSYFAISLFMSTVSENSGSALIYTLIIFIFLTGLLPVLVSGSVMDLLAGDAPQPPESLFKTSSTGALSSVTYAVSSDGDDEYYENPYETDEWQNYENKINEYWQKRQAISDFFNLLSPTNNFQYISSYIAYPQIYRNMYDISFNVEDDSSIPETVDVADVMGDLAKNFIALIAFPAVFFGLAYVRFMRMDIR, from the coding sequence ATGAAATCCGCGGGTCTTGTTGAGATCTCGAAAAAAGAGTTTCGGGATCACATAATGAGCAAAAAATTTCTGATAATCCTTGCAATTATTCTGACTGCAACGATAGTCGGCATGATAGGAGGAGCTTTCGACTACAACAAACAAATTCAGAACTACGCCGAACACCAGGTTGAAGCTCAGGAAAACGGTCACTCATCATACTCATACATGTGGTCAAAACCCTCGGTCATGACTATATTCAGCCAGATTGGTACAATAATTGCATCTTTGGGAGCAATTCTCGGGATTGCGATGGGCTTTGACCTTATTACACGTGAAAAGGAGAGCAAATCGTTAAAGATTCTTCTCTCTCACCCGATATACCGCGATGAAGTAATAAACGGAAAAGCAGTTGGAGGAGTCGCAGCCCTTATTCTCGCTCTTATCGTGACATTTGTGGTGTGTGTGGCCCTTCTTATGATATTCAGCATAATCCCCGGAGTCTCAGAGATAGAATACATAATGATATTCGGAATAGCGGCATTTCTGATGATTTTCTCGTATTTTGCAATATCACTGTTCATGTCCACGGTATCTGAAAACAGCGGAAGTGCACTGATATACACGCTGATAATATTCATATTCCTGACAGGTCTTCTGCCGGTCCTGGTCTCCGGCTCTGTTATGGACCTCCTTGCAGGAGACGCACCACAACCACCGGAAAGCCTCTTCAAAACCTCTTCGACGGGTGCATTATCCTCGGTTACATACGCTGTATCATCAGACGGGGATGACGAATACTATGAAAACCCTTATGAAACAGACGAATGGCAGAATTATGAAAATAAAATAAACGAATACTGGCAAAAACGACAGGCAATATCGGACTTCTTCAACCTGCTCTCGCCTACAAACAACTTTCAGTATATATCATCGTACATAGCATACCCTCAGATATACCGGAATATGTATGATATTAGCTTTAACGTCGAGGACGATTCATCAATTCCCGAGACAGTTGATGTAGCAGATGTCATGGGAGACCTTGCCAAAAATTTCATAGCACTTATTGCCTTCCCGGCCGTATTCTTCGGCCTTGCATATGTCAGATTCATGAGGATGGATATCAGGTAG